One segment of Sphingobacteriales bacterium DNA contains the following:
- a CDS encoding enoyl-CoA hydratase/isomerase family protein — protein sequence MSGTNEGYVRHTCDERGVATVEFFPPQSNSLPSAILEQLAATITAVSQDAATKVIVLRSGGNRTFCAGASFDELAAIQNETEGTHFFSGFAHVINALRRSPQLVIGRVQGKAVGGGVGLAAATDYCFATAEAAVKLSELAVGIGPFVVGPAVERKVGLSAMSQLTIKATEWKSSAWALQRGLYAEVFDSIEAMDTAIDTLAATLSQSNPAATAMLKSIFWQGTDSWDSLLLERAAISGQLVTSEFTRNAITRFKAG from the coding sequence ATGTCAGGCACTAATGAAGGATATGTACGCCACACCTGCGATGAGCGCGGCGTAGCTACTGTTGAGTTTTTTCCCCCGCAAAGCAATTCTTTGCCTTCTGCTATTTTGGAACAATTAGCGGCAACCATTACGGCGGTGAGCCAAGATGCAGCCACCAAAGTAATTGTATTGCGCAGTGGCGGCAACCGCACTTTTTGTGCCGGAGCCAGCTTTGATGAGTTGGCGGCTATCCAAAACGAAACTGAAGGAACGCACTTTTTTTCGGGTTTTGCACACGTTATCAATGCTTTGCGCCGCAGCCCGCAATTAGTGATAGGCAGGGTGCAGGGAAAAGCCGTTGGCGGCGGTGTAGGCTTGGCAGCCGCTACCGATTATTGTTTTGCCACCGCCGAAGCCGCCGTTAAGTTGAGCGAATTGGCGGTAGGTATCGGACCTTTTGTGGTAGGACCGGCAGTGGAGCGCAAAGTGGGCTTGTCGGCAATGAGCCAGCTCACCATCAAAGCTACCGAATGGAAAAGTTCGGCGTGGGCATTGCAGCGCGGTTTATATGCCGAAGTATTCGACAGCATCGAAGCAATGGACACCGCCATTGACACACTCGCTGCTACGCTTTCGCAATCCAATCCCGCAGCAACAGCGATGCTCAAAAGCATCTTTTGGCAGGGCACCGACAGTTGGGACAGCCTCCTATTGGAACGCGCCGCCATTAGCGGGCAGTTGGTAACTTCCGAATTTACGCGTAACGCCATCACCCGTTTCAAAGCCGGATAA
- a CDS encoding endonuclease/exonuclease/phosphatase family protein, whose translation MTKIYLFVLGLSLINFFKCEPKNIKNSTPDANHSSTATTTSLPSSLKLVSYNVENLFDTIDDPTKDDEDFLPNGDLKWDGERYEKKLDKLNQVIEDAGGGSYPAILGLVEIENEKVLKDLLANAGKSSQYGIVHQESPDERGIDVALLYDKNLFSLDKEEFLQVNFPPPFSNDHTREILHAITHIQGDEVHFFVNHWPSRREGDAKSEPKRVAAAATLKKAVQEVQNKNSNAKIIIMGDFNDQPQDKSLQQTLGAKLSMKPIADKELYNLTAVLQNKGIGSYNYQGNWQMIDNLVVNDKVLNSTKGLHSDAGKLDVFEKDYMMFKHPKYGASPSRTYSGNKYIGDYSDHLPLVLEIDIIP comes from the coding sequence ATGACTAAAATATATCTTTTCGTTTTGGGATTGAGTTTAATAAACTTTTTTAAATGCGAACCCAAAAATATAAAAAACAGCACACCCGATGCCAACCACAGCAGCACCGCTACTACAACCTCATTGCCTAGCAGTTTGAAGTTAGTATCTTATAATGTAGAAAATTTATTTGATACGATTGACGACCCCACAAAAGACGATGAGGATTTTCTGCCCAACGGCGACTTGAAATGGGACGGAGAACGTTATGAAAAAAAATTGGATAAGCTCAATCAAGTAATTGAAGATGCGGGCGGCGGCAGCTATCCGGCTATTTTGGGCTTGGTAGAAATAGAAAACGAAAAAGTATTGAAAGATTTATTGGCAAATGCGGGCAAAAGCAGTCAATATGGTATTGTGCATCAGGAGTCGCCCGATGAGCGCGGCATTGATGTAGCATTGTTGTATGATAAAAATTTGTTTAGTTTGGATAAAGAAGAGTTTTTGCAGGTAAATTTTCCGCCGCCGTTTTCCAACGACCACACCCGCGAAATTTTGCATGCCATCACCCACATTCAAGGCGATGAAGTACACTTTTTTGTCAATCACTGGCCCTCACGGCGCGAAGGCGATGCCAAAAGCGAACCCAAACGCGTAGCCGCCGCCGCCACACTCAAAAAAGCAGTACAGGAAGTTCAAAACAAAAACTCCAACGCAAAAATTATCATCATGGGCGACTTCAACGACCAACCGCAAGACAAAAGTTTGCAACAAACCTTGGGTGCTAAATTATCTATGAAGCCTATTGCCGACAAAGAACTCTATAATCTAACAGCAGTGCTACAAAATAAAGGAATAGGCTCTTACAACTATCAGGGCAACTGGCAAATGATTGATAATTTAGTGGTGAATGACAAAGTACTCAACAGCACCAAAGGATTGCACAGCGATGCCGGAAAATTGGACGTTTTTGAAAAAGATTACATGATGTTCAAACACCCGAAATACGGTGCTTCGCCGAGCCGCACCTACTCCGGCAACAAGTATATCGGCGATTACAGCGACCACTTGCCATTGGTATTGGAAATAGATATTATTCCTTGA
- a CDS encoding EF-hand domain-containing protein — MKKIFPTAVLLLNLMIFSHCSEHNKLEEKGFAVQNTSESYNDEAPAHRAAGLAMADTVPFITQPRNVLLTTNTAHRLVPVYKVNYDRQQQPFTGENAFHGNAWDIADIPANNQWNDHFIPGFEAMSGYNLVNVSHFNHQLKTENRFFEQAVLIKTLYYPAFSKDTLNGKPLQRNFYMISAYDEDTNKDGFINTKDLRRLYYFDINAQNPTPLIPKNCSVMSSEYDPANDMMYVFAKIDKNNNGKMEYEEATQIFWIDLNNPANTGLQYK, encoded by the coding sequence ATGAAAAAAATATTTCCGACAGCTGTTTTATTATTAAATTTAATGATATTTTCCCATTGTTCGGAACACAACAAATTAGAGGAAAAGGGATTTGCTGTACAAAATACGAGCGAAAGCTACAATGACGAAGCACCCGCTCATCGTGCGGCAGGTTTGGCAATGGCGGATACTGTGCCTTTTATTACCCAACCGCGCAATGTACTATTAACTACCAACACTGCCCATCGTTTAGTACCCGTTTACAAAGTAAACTACGACAGGCAGCAGCAGCCTTTTACTGGTGAAAATGCCTTTCACGGAAACGCTTGGGACATAGCCGATATACCGGCAAATAATCAATGGAACGACCATTTTATACCCGGTTTTGAAGCAATGTCCGGCTATAATTTAGTCAATGTTTCGCATTTTAATCATCAGCTCAAAACAGAAAATCGTTTTTTTGAACAGGCAGTGCTGATTAAAACGCTGTATTATCCGGCTTTCTCAAAAGACACTTTAAACGGAAAACCACTTCAACGAAATTTTTATATGATTTCGGCGTATGATGAAGATACAAACAAAGACGGTTTTATCAATACCAAAGACCTGCGCCGCTTATATTATTTTGATATAAATGCACAAAATCCGACACCGCTGATTCCCAAAAATTGTTCGGTGATGAGTTCGGAATACGACCCCGCCAACGATATGATGTATGTGTTTGCCAAAATAGATAAAAATAATAACGGAAAAATGGAATATGAAGAAGCTACACAAATATTTTGGATAGATTTGAACAATCCTGCAAACACAGGGCT